A window from Taeniopygia guttata chromosome 10, bTaeGut7.mat, whole genome shotgun sequence encodes these proteins:
- the ST8SIA2 gene encoding alpha-2,8-sialyltransferase 8B produces the protein MPLPCRGWTLALLTLLVGFLIFADISEIEEESGSSGGRGTIRSAVNSLHSKSNRAEVVINDSSSPAVVDRSNESIKHNIKPASSKWRHNQTLSLKIRKQILKFLDAEKDISVLKGTLKPGDIIHYVFDRDSTMNVSQNLYELLPRTSPLKGKQFPSCAIVGNSGVLLSSGCGPEIDAHSFVIRCNLAPVQEYSQDVGMKTDLVTMNPSVIQRAFEDLVNETWREKLLQRLHSLNGSILWIPAFMAKGGKERVEWVNELILKHHINVRTAYPSLRLLHAVRGYWLTNKVHIKRPTTGLLMYTLATRFCNQIYLYGFWPFPLDQNQNPVKYHYYDSLKYGYTSQASPHTMPLEFKALKTLHQQGALKLTVGQCDGAT, from the exons ATGCCGCTGCCGTGCCGGGGCTGGACGCTGGCGCTGCTCACGCTGCTCGTCGGTTTCCTCATCTTCGCCGATATCTCGGAGATCGAGGAGGAGAGCGG GAGTTCTGGAGGCAGAGGTACAATCAGATCAGCTGTGAACAGCTTACATAGCAAATCTAATAG AGCTGAAGTAGTAATAAATGACTCCTCATCTCCAGCTGTTGTTGACAGAAGTAATGAAAGCATTAAGCACAACATTAAACCAGCCTCATCCAAATGGAGACACAACCAGACACTCTCTTTGAAGATCAG GAAACAGATCTTGAAGTTCCTGGATGCAGAGAAGGACATTTCAGTGCTGAAGGGGACGCTGAAGCCGGGGGACATCATCCACTACGTCTttgacagggacagcaccatgAACGTGTCGCAGAACCTGTACGAGCTGCTGCCCCGCACCTCTCCCCTCAAGGGCAAGCAGTTCCCCAGCTGTGCCATCGTGGGCAACTCGggggtgctgctcagcagcggCTGCGGCCCCGAGATCGACGCTCACAGCTTCGTCATCAG GTGCAACCTGGCCCCCGTGCAGGAGTACTCTCAGGACGTGGGCATGAAGACAGACCTGGTGACGATGAACCCCTCGGTGATCCAGCGCGCCTTCGAGGACCTGGTGAACGAGACCTGGagggagaagctgctgcagcGCCTGCACAGCCTCAACGGCAGCATCCTCTGGATCCCAGCCTTCATGGCCAAGGGGGGCAAGGAGCGAGTGGAGTGGGTGAACGAGCTCATCCTGAAGCACCACATCAACGTCAGGACTGCCTACCCCTCGCTGCGCCTGCTGCACGCTGTCCGAGG GTACTGGCTGACCAACAAGGTGCACATCAAGCGACCCACCACCGGCCTCCTCATGTACACCCTGGCCACCCGCTTCTGCAACCAGATCTATCTCTACGGCTTCTGGCCCTTTCCCCTGGACCAGAACCAGAACCCAGTCAAGTACCACTACTACGACAGCCTCAAGTACGGCTACACCTCGCAGGCCAGCCCGCACACCATGCCCTTGGAGTTCAAAGCCTTAAAGACGCTGCACCAGCAAGGAGCCTTGAAGCTGACTGTGGGGCAGTGCGATGGGGCCACGTAG